The Topomyia yanbarensis strain Yona2022 chromosome 3, ASM3024719v1, whole genome shotgun sequence nucleotide sequence CTTACATTGTCAAGTTTTACCATCTTTATACTTAAGATAAAGAATATCAACGAGCTTGAGAGCACTTTACCAAAAATATAGAGAACAATGAACTGTTTCTCAAAACTAATTTTCTTTGTAGAACTATTCAAGTCTCTTTCATTAAAATGGATTTCAGCCTCGATAAGACGTAGGCAAAAATTATACAATTTCAGTATGAGTAGATCAAAACAAGAAACCAGCATTGTTTCGACAACGTGACACTGTCGCAACAAAATTGATTAAATTTCACTATCTGAAATTTTATAATACACAGTAGTATAGCAAATAGACTTTATTATACGTTTTAACAAAAGTAATCAACATACTAAGACCGTTTTTGCTTCCAATTTTTCTTCTTGAAATTCCCATTTTGATTTCTCCATTGCTTAGGCTTTCCGGTGCTCTTCTCCCCATTAACCTGGCTATTCTGTCCCTCTCCGTGTTTTTCCTTGCCGCCATATTTAAGCTTATTGTGAAACTTCTTCGGATTGATACCAAATGCACGTAATCTACTTTCACTGACATTTGAGGTTTTTGTTTTTCTGTCATTTTTGTGCTGTTCCTTTCCAAACCTCTTCTGCTTCTTGAATGCCGGCGCAAGGACCTCTTCCTTGTCGTCGTCCGGCCGTTTTCTTTTACTGAGATCTTTGGGTTTCTTATCGGTTCTAATGACTTCGCTTGGATTAGTACCAGTATGATCATCGTCAACGGCATCTCCTTCGTTTGCATCATGTTGTTTGGGTTTCTTTTTCGACTTTTTCTCAAGGTAATGTTGCTGTTTGTCGTTTACCGTGCTAGATTCTTTTTTGTTGCTTGTCGGTTCAGCACTTGCAACATCAGCAACCGAttgcttctttttcttctttcttttctttttattttcagCTTGAGCCACCAAAGTTTCATCGCATACTGGTTCACCATCGTCGAATACAGTTACTTTATTTTGCTTCTTTTCTGTAATTTCATTATCTTCTTCTGGTTcactaaaataaaattaaaatgcatGCAATTATTCTAAGCAAACTTATTGGCCATTTTTCAAGTACCTGTCGTCTTGTTGCGCGTAAAGGCTAggcaaaattttcttcttcaattCTTCGTTCTGGCCCTTCCTCTTGTAAACGTTAGCTTCGTTGAGTTCTGCATATTTTGGTCTAATTTGAACAGTTTTCTTTACACTGGCCCAACGATTCAGCTCACGGGTGTTGGCCGTCAAAATCTATGAATAGAACGTTATTAATTTACACTATCTATAAACATCAACCGATCTTACCTCTTCGATCGTCAACCCAAAATCATTCGGTACGGTTTCGACGTATCGGAAACGACATGGCGTATCACCAATAATATCCTCATAATCCAGTTTGTAGTACTCATCAATGTACTCTCCATAGGTTTTCTCATCTTCCGGATCGAAAATAGGTTTGTCTTTTCTGAGTACTTCAACAAATTTAGAAATTCTCTTCCCTTTCTTTTTCTTGCTACCCGTTGCTTTGAGCAATTCGTTTTGTAGTTCTTTTTTGCTTTTCTGGTTTTCATCGTAATCGGCATCCATGTTAAAATCCTCATCCTCACAATATGGTCCGTCTTCCTGCTCTTCCGCATCAATCTTTTCCCTGTCGTAGTTTTCTATACCCAACTCCTCGTCTAGGTCAAGAAACTCCGGCTTCTGATCGCCCTCATCAACATCATAATACTCATCGTCAAACATTTTACGCATTCGTCGATCGTGCTCCTCTGGGTCAAAATCCGATTCCAATTCCTCCTCGTTAATCGTCATCTTCTCCGTTGCAGCAATCTCcttcaatttttgaattttatcctTAATTTCTTGCAGTTTAACTGCTTTGATTTCTTCCAATTCACGCCTTTTCTGTTCCTTTTCTTGCTGCTTCCTTTCTTTCAAAGCTTTACGCTGCTCTTTCCGCTTGTTTCGATCAATTCGAACCGATTCCTCCACATTTCTCGGGTACCTTTTAATAAACTCCGAATCCGGTTCCTCGAAACGAAAATTGTATTGCCTCTCATATTCCTCCTGCTTCTCCAATTCTTCTTCGTCTTCTGATGTTGCTACAATATCTTCGTACGTTGGAACATCTCCGGAACTATCAACAAAGCGCTTGTTCAAAATGTAGTCTCTCAAAAAAGCATCCTCTTTCGATAGAACCTTGCTACTCCAGAAATCCTTTAGCGGTTTCAATGGTTTAATATCGTCCGATGGGGCTTCTTTTGCTTTCCTATCAGCTAGCCACTTCAAATAGTCCGCCTGTTCTTTGTCAGTGTCATCTTTACTTCTGCTTCGTTTTTTCAAAAGTCCCCCTTTCTCATCATCCGCTTCATCGTCCGTATCAATCTGATTAAGTGCGCGCTTGATTTCATCCTTCAACTGTTCCTGTTGCTTCACCAGCGACGGTGACTCCGCGCGTTCCTCCCGTCGAGGTCCATCTTCTTCGTCCTCGTAAATACCACCCTTCTCCACTATGACCTTCCGTTCGTAATCCTTCAGAGTCAtagctttttcttttttcttacgCTTTTCCAACGCAACTTCTTCGACAGGTTTTACGTTTTCGAAAAAGTTTGGTTTCTCATCGTACTTGGCCGGGTCCCGCCGTTTCAGATAGGCTAATGTCCGGAAGAACTCCTTGTCGAAATCTGGGTCGACAACTTCCTCGTCCGTTGTTTCATCGTCACTGGATGACGATTCTGCGTCTGATTCCAGATTTTTCACTGAATTCAGAAAAAACGATTGCTTTTAGGAACTGAAAGAACTTCTTAATCACAATACTTACGTTGTCCAAGAATTTCCTTCTTTCGAAATTCATCGTAGTGTTTAGCATAGCCTTTGTTTGTAGTAAATTCAATTGATTCCTTTTCATCCTCCTGGTCGGACTCGTGGAAGAGTGGGATTTTTCCCATTCCTAATCAGTTTGCACCAATTTTGTCTACCTTAGTACCTTTATCTTCACTTTTAGAAATAAGCAGCAGTAACTCTGTAGTATCCCAATGTTATTAAATTAACAGTTTCTTCCTTGACCTGACATAAGGTATACAAATGTAACCAACAGGGTATCGTAAgctaataaatttacaattacaattacaatagtCTAAATAATTATTATAGAAGATTACTTGGAGCACATTATTTTCAGTTCGAACACGCCGAATGTTGACAAAAATGCATATTCTGTCAAAATAGGAGTAACTCATCAAGAGCTCACAAGGAACGTCACAGTAGAGGTAACAGTTCCCGGGAATTTTCTATCTCTGCACggtaaaaaactttacccattttatgtattcaaattgcccattttcggaagttattcgagctgtcaaaaaatgggtatctttttgtttctaacaatgagtactttttatatATTTCACAACTAATCGATGAGGTAATGTatattgatcttgataatgggtgaaaaatccttaagcattatttcaagcgagttaacctgcaaactaaggatcgtagttGTTGCGACGAAATAATTTCAACCTCTTACGCTGGCGATGGCGGTTTAAGGGATGATCATGTGTGCGAGTGTCTATACGGTAGGTGACAGTAAGATCAGATGATAATAATAAGAATAGGAGGAAGAAGCAACAAACTGAAAGTGAAAGAGCTGAACTTAGCATACAGTTTATTAACTATATCTCAACTTTTGTATTCTATATCTGAACCTAAAGATCCGGCAAAgccgaaaacatttttttggagTTCGAGGAGCAGGCAATAGGATTTATCATAACCAAGGACAGATAAATTGTAAGTCATGAAACTATTTTGGAATTAATACAACCTAATATACAACGATgaataaatttatatttgtAGCTTTAGCTGATTGATAAGAAACAATTCACCGTGTTTAAATAGCTGCTGAAAGAACTTCTGTTTAAATTCGTCCGATTGCAACCTACGCTCCCGAACAGtagtggaacctgcaaattatcgccctgcatcggagtccgtggcggaaacggaacatttcggcaatgctccgaaaacaacaagactactgaggatgttgcgccagttcggcatttttagagcaaccaaaagatccagccatcaaaaatatatccagttggcggttttattttgttaagtagttttagaacAGGATTTCTGtctagattcctatacttttataaggaaACAGCCTTGCAGACGCGCacaatgtgagattttattataagcgcgacaatatcatgtgaaaactattgaaattcatGTGGCGTACATCAAAATTATAAGTTTACCgcatagaaatttgtttcatagcaGATTTCACACTCATTGAATGCTCACTAGAAGTATATCAcccttaacccttgtgaaggcaagctaaaatcctaacattaaagggcaagacgggcctctcaggcccgtctaaattcaagctcctttttgccgttctcatatagaaaggttatgcaatcggtcgaaatttcgactttttaaccgagacccgctgggccaaatctcttataccattcgactcagttcgtcgcgatcgtaaaatgtctgtatgtgtgtggatgtatgtatggatgtatgtatgtggcaaacaatcttaccgatttttctctgagatggctggaccgatttgtacaaatttagtctcaaatgaaaggtgcagccttcccatcggtcgctattgatttttttattgatccgacttttggttctggagttacgtgttgaagagtacaatcatacagcaaatttccatagaaactgataccaccatgatgtccaaatgatgcaatatatattaaaatatttgcaacattacttggctttgcatgtctagatcattaatgacccaccgaaggcacttcgaccacattggccagctatggtgGTTCTTGATGCACCtagggaacttaccaagttcctaagataatgtcatacctatttctcagcgaattgtttaccgatttttacaaacttggtttcaaatgaaaggtacagcattcccattagctgctgttgaatttctaattgatccgacttccagttccggaattccagtatgatgagtacgaacacgcagcaaatcccgatttcagcgtataaggcgatggatgtaaaaaggtcaatttttttttccaaacggtgagtactcggaagatcacgtcgactgtcgatcGGTTCTGAGCtacatttcgtttgaacacgaccaataaatgtttctgggttgctattaatttcttctgatgtaTAACAGGAGTACATATTCACATTtatctgcatcagattcatcgtcggaagcaaatcattcacatcttcttcctcgtttcggaatcgtctgctgttgaatttgctcgaatttcttccattatttcagattctttgagacgattgaaaacatggggcatatcgtcttatagccatttcaattttttgttgcttttagatccttcagtttgaataattacgacaactataacacaaagaataggcaacaaaaatagacaataacgacagagttaggttatgttgtatccaaataattgtcaagtagaccacagtgggtgaaataaaagaatttacccaaaaaaatatgacacacgtcattatcgtatgccatttttacatttcttataaaagaaatgcatagaattcgctcaaactttcaagatttttttcttatcagagaaggtaaaaagataaaatcaatcaaaacatgaaaaaaaatcctgctaatacaaagatgaactcatcaaaatgttttttttttcagataaatctTAATGTATAAatcccgtggtattcctagtaaatattgcattcacaccgggcctgccaggcccggcttgcctttttgtgcatgtaaaaaattcaaacatagctgcgcatcactccatagatgaaaatttcacaattctttatttttgttatagatttcaaagctacttatcaaaatttccatgcccaagcttatactgcatacacatttttttgtaactaaaaaattgtaacgtgccgggcctctgagacccggttg carries:
- the LOC131691062 gene encoding protein KRI1 homolog, translating into MGKIPLFHESDQEDEKESIEFTTNKGYAKHYDEFRKKEILGQLKNLESDAESSSSDDETTDEEVVDPDFDKEFFRTLAYLKRRDPAKYDEKPNFFENVKPVEEVALEKRKKKEKAMTLKDYERKVIVEKGGIYEDEEDGPRREERAESPSLVKQQEQLKDEIKRALNQIDTDDEADDEKGGLLKKRSRSKDDTDKEQADYLKWLADRKAKEAPSDDIKPLKPLKDFWSSKVLSKEDAFLRDYILNKRFVDSSGDVPTYEDIVATSEDEEELEKQEEYERQYNFRFEEPDSEFIKRYPRNVEESVRIDRNKRKEQRKALKERKQQEKEQKRRELEEIKAVKLQEIKDKIQKLKEIAATEKMTINEEELESDFDPEEHDRRMRKMFDDEYYDVDEGDQKPEFLDLDEELGIENYDREKIDAEEQEDGPYCEDEDFNMDADYDENQKSKKELQNELLKATGSKKKKGKRISKFVEVLRKDKPIFDPEDEKTYGEYIDEYYKLDYEDIIGDTPCRFRYVETVPNDFGLTIEEILTANTRELNRWASVKKTVQIRPKYAELNEANVYKRKGQNEELKKKILPSLYAQQDDSEPEEDNEITEKKQNKVTVFDDGEPVCDETLVAQAENKKKRKKKKKQSVADVASAEPTSNKKESSTVNDKQQHYLEKKSKKKPKQHDANEGDAVDDDHTGTNPSEVIRTDKKPKDLSKRKRPDDDKEEVLAPAFKKQKRFGKEQHKNDRKTKTSNVSESRLRAFGINPKKFHNKLKYGGKEKHGEGQNSQVNGEKSTGKPKQWRNQNGNFKKKNWKQKRS